The following are encoded together in the Lactuca sativa cultivar Salinas chromosome 1, Lsat_Salinas_v11, whole genome shotgun sequence genome:
- the LOC128126042 gene encoding uncharacterized mitochondrial protein AtMg00810-like codes for MWIFNHKEKSNGMFERYKALLVGDGKTQQAPRAWYKRFADYVISLGFTNRKCENSLFVNRKGSYMDYILLYVDDIILTAPANALRLSIMEFLSSKLVMKDLGPLNYFLGIAISRHKGAMFLSQCKYAKQIIEWVGMSSCKPSATPADTK; via the exons ATGTGGATTTTTAATCATAAAGAAAAATCTAATGGTATGTTTGAGAGGTATAAAGCCCTTCTTGTAGGTGATGGGAAAACACAACAG GCACCTCGTGCATGGTATAAGCGATTTGCAGATTATGTCATTTCTCTTGGGTTCACTAATAGAAAGTGTGAAAACTCTTTATTTGTTAATCGAAAGGGATCTTACATGGattatatattgttatatgttgatgacattattctCACTGCTCCAGCTAATGCTTTACGTCTTTCTATCATGGAGTTTCTTAGCTCGAAATTAGTTATGAAAGATCTTGGGCCTTTGAATTACTTTCTTGGCATAGCCATTTCTAGACATAAAGGTGCTATGTTCCTTTCACAATGCAAGTATGCCAAGCAAATAATTGAGTGGGTCGGAATGTCTTCCTGCAAGCCTTCCGCTACACCAGCTGATACAAAGTAG